The Candidatus Deferrimicrobium sp. genome includes a region encoding these proteins:
- a CDS encoding P-II family nitrogen regulator, with protein MKKIETIIKPFKLDEVKKALSEVGVTGMTVLEVKGFGRQKGHTEVYRGAEYVVDFIPKVKIEAAVNDEMVPAVVERILTAARTGKIGDGKIFVFDLEEVIRIRTGERGKEAL; from the coding sequence ATGAAAAAGATCGAGACGATCATCAAGCCGTTCAAGCTGGACGAGGTGAAGAAAGCGCTCAGCGAGGTGGGCGTGACCGGGATGACAGTGCTCGAGGTGAAGGGGTTTGGACGCCAGAAGGGCCACACGGAGGTTTACCGCGGTGCGGAATACGTGGTCGACTTCATCCCCAAAGTCAAGATCGAGGCGGCAGTGAACGACGAGATGGTGCCCGCGGTGGTCGAACGGATCCTGACCGCCGCCCGGACCGGAAAGATCGGCGACGGGAAGATCTTCGTCTTCGACCTCGAGGAGGTGATCCGGATCCGGACCGGGGAACGGGGCAAGGAGGCCTTGTAA
- a CDS encoding (Fe-S)-binding protein — MTYTKEMEPKGSIPVSLFFTCLADTFSPGVCDATVQVLERFGATVRVPLSQTCCGQPAFNSGNRKESRAMARKFLLSFPDDGPIVTPSGSCAAMVKHGYPVLFRDEPRMLARARAVGERIYELSQFLVDVLGVTDPKSDFSGKVTYHDSCHLRRGLRVVSAPRTLLRAISGVEFVEMEESDRCCGFGGVFSIKYPQVSCKMTERKVERILATGASYVTSGDLGCLLNIGGLISRVGYPVKAIHLAEILAGKTAGRGDGG; from the coding sequence TTGACGTATACTAAGGAAATGGAACCGAAGGGGTCCATCCCCGTTTCCCTGTTCTTCACCTGCCTCGCCGACACTTTCTCCCCCGGGGTCTGCGACGCGACCGTGCAGGTGCTGGAACGGTTCGGGGCGACGGTGCGCGTCCCCCTCTCCCAGACGTGCTGCGGCCAGCCCGCCTTCAACTCGGGAAACCGGAAGGAGTCCCGCGCGATGGCGCGGAAGTTCCTCCTCTCCTTTCCCGACGACGGCCCCATCGTCACCCCGTCGGGGTCGTGCGCGGCGATGGTGAAGCACGGCTATCCCGTCCTGTTTCGTGACGAGCCCCGCATGCTTGCCCGCGCCCGGGCCGTCGGCGAGCGTATTTACGAGCTCTCCCAGTTCCTCGTCGACGTGCTCGGCGTGACCGACCCGAAGTCGGATTTTTCCGGAAAAGTGACGTACCACGACTCGTGCCACCTGCGGCGGGGGCTGCGGGTCGTCTCGGCCCCGCGGACGCTGCTGCGCGCCATCTCCGGCGTCGAGTTCGTCGAGATGGAGGAGAGCGACCGGTGCTGCGGCTTCGGGGGCGTCTTCTCCATCAAATACCCGCAGGTCTCCTGCAAGATGACGGAGCGCAAGGTGGAGCGGATCCTCGCGACCGGCGCGTCGTACGTCACTTCCGGGGACCTCGGGTGCCTGCTGAACATCGGCGGGCTGATCTCCCGGGTCGGGTACCCGGTGAAGGCGATCCATCTCGCCGAAATCCTCGCAGGGAAAACCGCCGGAAGGGGGGACGGCGGCTGA